Proteins encoded together in one Antennarius striatus isolate MH-2024 chromosome 13, ASM4005453v1, whole genome shotgun sequence window:
- the LOC137606383 gene encoding organic cation/carnitine transporter 2-like, translated as MDYEETTAFLGPWGRFQQIVFFLLSTSFIQNGINTFSIVFVGDNPTHHCLIPELNVTDDWLNASVPIEVVNGRRELSRCSRYRLDVITNLSAQGLVPGRDVNLSDVEQEGCVDGWSYSRDTYDSTIVTQFDLVCGDEWKQPFTSTVFFLGILFGSFLTGQISDRFGRKPVLIATMAAQAIFIFVEIFSPTWTVFCIFFFMNGFSHASNYIAGFVLGTELLTGNVRLVFSSLAVNLGFSIGYMVLPLCAYFLRDWKNLLFVVSLPGLAFIPIWWLIPESPRWLLSLGRVAEAEAIVRKIAKFNKVEAPLVIFEDSKGNQEKNPPMKHYNVLHLLKTRNIRNTSIIVCVVWFSVRIGYHGLSLNTSSLHADPYISCFISAVVEIPAYVSIWLAVKFIPRRLTVICILLTEALSLFFIQLVPQNLSYIAVALEMLGKFAISAGAALMYVYTAELYPTVIRNTGTGTCSTVARIGSCFAPFLLSLSVYYKYLPHVTFGTMGIVSAFAAFFLPETFGQSLPQTIQEMRKRESIKCPFNTGREHSEHLKMSETKL; from the exons ATGGACTATGAAGAAACGACTGCATTTTTGGGTCCATGGGGACGTTTCCAGCAGATTGTCTTTTTTCTGCTCTCTACCAGTTTTATACAGAATGGAATTAACACTTTTTCAATTGTCTTTGTGGGGGATAATCCTACTCACCACTGTCTGATTCCTGAGCTCAACGTCACTGATGACTGGCTCAATGCTAGCGTTCCAATAGAg GTTGTGAATGGGAGGCGGGAGCTGAGCCGCTGCAGCAGGTACAGACTGGATGTAATAACTAACCTCTCAGCTCAGGGACTCGTTCCTGGCAGAGACGTTAACCTGTCGGATGTAGAACAAGAAGGTTGTGTGGATGGTTGGAGCTACAGCAGAGACACGTATGACTCCaccattgtcactcag TTTGATCTGGTGTGTGGTGACGAGTGGAAACAACCGTTCACCTCCACAGTTTTTTTCCTGGGAATTCTCTTTGGATCTTTCCTTACAGGACAGATCTCAGACAG GTTTGGAAGAAAGCCTGTTCTCATTGCCACCATGGCAGCTCaggcaattttcatttttgttgaaatcTTTTCACCTACATGGacagttttctgtattttctttttcatgaatGGTTTTTCACATGCCTCCAACTACATAGCTGGTTTTGTACTGG GCACTGAGCTCTTAACTGGGAATGTCAGGCTCGTGTTCTCGTCTTTGGCTGTAAATCTTGGATTCTCCATTGGATACATGGTTCTGCCCCTCTGCGCTTACTTTTTAAGGGACTGGAAAAATCTGCTGTTTGTTGTGTCTCTTCCTGGCTTGGCCTTCATCCCCATCTGGTG GTTAATTCCAGAGTCTCCTCGATGGCTACTGTCACTTGGAAGAGTGGCTGAGGCAGAAGCCATCGTGAGGAAAATTGCCAAATTCAACAAAGTCGAGGCTCCTCTGGTCATCTTTGAAGATTCAAAG GGTAATCAAGAAAAGAACCCCCCGATGAAGCACTATAATGTCCTCCACCtattaaaaacaagaaacatcagaaacacatccatcattgtgtgtgtggtgtg GTTTAGTGTGAGGATTGGATATCACGGTTTGTCTCTGAACACCTCCTCCCTTCATGCCGACCCCTACATCAGCTGCTTCATCTCAGCAGTGGTAGAAATACCAGCATACGTTTCCATCTGGCTCGCAGTGAAATTCATCCCACGGCGTCTGACTGTCATCTGCATCCTGCTGACCGAAGCCCTGTCTCTGTTCTTCATTCAGCTCGTGCCTCAAA ATCTCTCCTATATTGCTGTTGCACTGGAGATGCTGGGTAAATTTGCTATATCAGCTGGAGCAGCCCTGATGTACGTCTACACGGCAGAGCTTTACCCAACGGTGATCAGGAACACCGGGACAGGAACATGCAGCACCGTCGCAAGGATAGGAAGCTGCTTTGCTCCTTTTTTGTTAAGTCTAA GTGTGTACTATAAGTACCTACCTCATGTTACCTTTGGAACCATGGGTATTGTGTCTGCCTTTGCTGCTTTCTTCCTGCCAGAGACATTTGGACAGTCCCTCCCTCAAACTATTCAAGAGATGCGTAAGAGAGAAAG CATCAAGTGTCCATTCAACACTGGAAGAGAGCATTCAGAACATCTGAAGATGTCTGAAACTAAACTCTAA
- the LOC137606006 gene encoding sodium-dependent phosphate transport protein 2A-like isoform X1: MKLQRCESLLAQSRFWKQKHHFHPFLSVVTMETELKAQRWRRAACPLSKIPLLLLLLYLFICSLDVLSSAFQLAGGRLAGDFFQGNVILSNQVAGLVVGLLVTVLVQSSSTSTSIIVSLVSSGLLNVQSAIPIIMGSNIGTSVTNTVVALMQAGEREQFERAFSGATLHDCFNWLSVVVLLPLEAVSGLLRRTSQAMVDALLLSSGSEPPEFLQVLTKPLTDIIIQLDRSVITGIAAGDPSVRNKSLVKQWCQTVNLKDNDTLWVTHNLSEQTHKCGHLFVDCSLSDVSIGLILLACSLVTLCCCLILMVKLLSSLLRGQVAGAINKVVNTDFPFPFTWLTGYVSLLVGAGMTFLVQSSSVFTSAITPLVGVGVISVERAYPLTLGSNLGTTTTAMLAALASPAEKIGAATQVALCHLLFNVVGILLWYPVPATRLPVAMARALGRRTARYRWFAVLYLLLCFVLLPSCVFALSMAGWKVMAGIGAPVIILVLSVAVVNTLQTHRPGCLPGRLQNWDYLPSWLTSLQPLDDLIVRLTPSCRQGGVWTRKQSGCKTTQEGSLDVIVTSGMKVTQKQQQQETDERWQEQRGASEAEHPGPKTHPDDNADKEAAFRPEAPVVPRAAEEDTGFITASTWLHNTRL; this comes from the exons ATGAAGCTTCAG CGGTGTGAATCATTACTGGCCCAGAGTAGATTTTGGAAGCAGAAGCACCATTTTCATCCATTTCTGTCAG ttgtaaccatggaaactgaACTGAAAGCACAACGATGGAGAAGAGCTGCATGTCCTCTCAGTAAaatccctctcctcctcctgctcctgtaCCTCTTCATCTGCTCCCTCGACGTTTTAAGCTCTGCTTTCCAACTGGCTGGAG GACGGCTAGCAGGAGATTTCTTCCAAGGAAACGTCATCCTGTCAAACCAAGTCGCGGGGCTGGTGGTAGGATTACTAGTTACTGTGTTAGTCCAGagttcctccacctccacctccatcataGTCAGCCTCGTTTCATCAGGTC TCCTGAATGTCCAGTCAGCCATCCCCATCATCATGGGCTCCAACATCGGAACATCAGTCACCAACACGGTCGTTGCTCTGATGCAAGCTGGGGAGAGAGAACAGTTTGAAag GGCGTTTTCTGGCGCCACGCTTCATGACTGCTTTAACTGGTTGTCCGTTGTGGTGCTGCTCCCTCTTGAAGCTGTCAGTGGACTTCTGAGAAGAACGTCACAGGCCATGGTCGACGCCTTACTGCTCAGCAGCGGGTCAGAACCTCCAGAGTTTCTTCAAGTTCTCACGAAGCCACTTACTGACATTATTATTCAG TTGGATAGATCTGTTATCACTGGTATTGCAGCAGGAGACCCGAGTGTCAGGAACAAGAGCCTGGTGAAACAATGGTGTCAAACCGTCAACCTGAAG GACAACGACACTCTCTGGGTGACACACAACCTGTcggagcaaacacacaaat GTGGACATCTGTTTGTGGACTGCTCTTTGTCGGACGTGTCCATCGGTCTGATTCTCCTGGCCTGCTCTCTGGTGACGCTCTGCTGTTGTCTCATCCTGATGGTTAAACTGCTCAGTTCCCTCCTGAGAGGGCAGGTGGCCGGGGCAATTAACAAGGTGGTTAACACGG ACTTTCCCTTCCCGTTCACCTGGCTGACAGGTTACGTCTCTCTGTTGGTGGGGGCTGGGATGACCTTCCTGGTTCAAAGTAGTTCTGTCTTTACTTCTGCAATCACTCCACTAGTAG GGGTGGGTGTGATCAGTGTGGAGAGAGCCTACCCTTTGACCCTGGGGTCAAACCTGGGAACAACTACAACAGCAATGCTGGCAGCCCTGGCTAGTCCAGCAGAGAAGATAGGTGCTgctacacag gttgCGTTGTGTCATTTGCTGTTTAACGTGGTGGGCATCCTGCTGTGGTATCCCGTACCCGCCACACGCTTACCCGTAGCAATGGCTCGTGCCCTCGGCAGACGCACTGcgag GTACCGCTGGTTCGCTGTTTTATACCTCCTGCTCTGCTTCGTGCTGCTGCCCTCCTGTGTGTTTGCCCTCTCCATGGCGGGGTGGAAGGTGATGGCTGGGATTGGTGCACCAGTAATTATACTGGTTCTGTCTGTGGCTGTGGTGAacacactccagacacatagaCCTGGTTGTTTACCAGGCAGACTGCAGAACTGGGACTATCTTCCCAGTTGGTTGACCTCACTACAGCCCCTTGATGACCTCATTGTGAGGCTGACCCCGTCCTGCAGACAGGGAGGAG TTTGGACGAGGAAACAGAGCGGCTGTAAAACAACACAGGAAGGATCACTGGACGTCATCGTCACCTCTGGGATGAAGGTCACGcaaaagcagcaacaacaggaaaCTGATGAACGCTGgcaggagcagagaggagcgaGTGAAGCTGAGCACCCTGGTCCAAAAACCCATCCTGATGACAACGCAGACAAGGAAGCAGCGTTCAGGCCAGAGGCCCCCGTAGTACCCAGGGCTGCAGAGGAGGATACCGGCTTCATCACTGCCAGCACCTGGCTCCACAACACCCGTCTGTAG
- the LOC137606262 gene encoding organic cation/carnitine transporter 2-like, whose amino-acid sequence MATVFYVGQLCDLSSQDRSQTGGENLSNSLVGAHSHCCRGISDNVHRDSMVFTNSDNVLYYLLHQGFLIHHRLHNCFCAGLHVAASLCLCFERLEISAACCLSSWFVRHPHLVHIEIRTPQKKYHNILHLVKTKNIRNTTIITCVVWSSIRIACHGFSLSPSELHGDPFLSCFISAATEIPADLSTWLAVKYVPRRTTIIFILLTTALSVFFAQLVPEGLSFIATALQVVGKLAVTAGAALMYSMSTQQSFTPQ is encoded by the exons ATGGCCACAGTTTTCTATGTGGGACAACTTTGTGATCTCTCTTCTCAGGACAGATCTCAGACAGGTGGTGAAAACCTGAGTAACA GTTTGGTAGGAGCCCACTCTCATTGCTGCCGTGGCATCTCTGACAATGTTCATCGTGACTCAATGGTTTTCACAAACTCGGACAATGTTCTGTATTATCTACTCCATCAGGGGTTTCTCATTCACCACCGTCTACACAACTGCTTTTGTGCTGG GCTACATGTTGCTGCCTCTCTGTGCTTATGTTTTGAGAGACTGGAAATCTCTGCTGCTTGTTGTCTCTCTTCCTGGTTTGTTCGTCATCCCCATCTGGTG CACATTGAGATAAGAACACCTCAGAAGAAATACCACAATATTCTCCACctggtgaaaacaaaaaacatcagaaacacaactatCATCACGTGTGTCGTATG GTCCAGCATTAGGATCGCATGTCACGGTTTTTCTCTGAGCCCATCTGAGCTTCATGGTGACCCGTTCCTCAGCTGCTTCATCTCGGCAGCGACAGAGATACCAGCAGACCTTTCCACGTGGTTAGCAGTGAAATATGTTCCACGTCGAACCacaatcatatttattttgctcACTACAGCGCTGTCAGTGTTCTTCGCTCAACTAGTGCCTGAAG GTCTCTCCTTTATTGCTACCGCATTGCAGGTGGTGGGAAAATTAGCAGTCACAGCTGGAGCTGctctgatgtacagtatgtctacgCAGCAGAGCTTTACCCCACAGTGA
- the LOC137606006 gene encoding sodium-dependent phosphate transport protein 2A-like isoform X2, which yields MKLQRCESLLAQSRFWKQKHHFHPFLSVVTMETELKAQRWRRAACPLSKIPLLLLLLYLFICSLDVLSSAFQLAGGRLAGDFFQGNVILSNQVAGLVVGLLVTVLVQSSSTSTSIIVSLVSSGLLNVQSAIPIIMGSNIGTSVTNTVVALMQAGEREQFERAFSGATLHDCFNWLSVVVLLPLEAVSGLLRRTSQAMVDALLLSSGSEPPEFLQVLTKPLTDIIIQLDRSVITGIAAGDPSVRNKSLVKQWCQTVNLKDNDTLWVTHNLSEQTHKCGHLFVDCSLSDVSIGLILLACSLVTLCCCLILMVKLLSSLLRGQVAGAINKVVNTGYVSLLVGAGMTFLVQSSSVFTSAITPLVGVGVISVERAYPLTLGSNLGTTTTAMLAALASPAEKIGAATQVALCHLLFNVVGILLWYPVPATRLPVAMARALGRRTARYRWFAVLYLLLCFVLLPSCVFALSMAGWKVMAGIGAPVIILVLSVAVVNTLQTHRPGCLPGRLQNWDYLPSWLTSLQPLDDLIVRLTPSCRQGGVWTRKQSGCKTTQEGSLDVIVTSGMKVTQKQQQQETDERWQEQRGASEAEHPGPKTHPDDNADKEAAFRPEAPVVPRAAEEDTGFITASTWLHNTRL from the exons ATGAAGCTTCAG CGGTGTGAATCATTACTGGCCCAGAGTAGATTTTGGAAGCAGAAGCACCATTTTCATCCATTTCTGTCAG ttgtaaccatggaaactgaACTGAAAGCACAACGATGGAGAAGAGCTGCATGTCCTCTCAGTAAaatccctctcctcctcctgctcctgtaCCTCTTCATCTGCTCCCTCGACGTTTTAAGCTCTGCTTTCCAACTGGCTGGAG GACGGCTAGCAGGAGATTTCTTCCAAGGAAACGTCATCCTGTCAAACCAAGTCGCGGGGCTGGTGGTAGGATTACTAGTTACTGTGTTAGTCCAGagttcctccacctccacctccatcataGTCAGCCTCGTTTCATCAGGTC TCCTGAATGTCCAGTCAGCCATCCCCATCATCATGGGCTCCAACATCGGAACATCAGTCACCAACACGGTCGTTGCTCTGATGCAAGCTGGGGAGAGAGAACAGTTTGAAag GGCGTTTTCTGGCGCCACGCTTCATGACTGCTTTAACTGGTTGTCCGTTGTGGTGCTGCTCCCTCTTGAAGCTGTCAGTGGACTTCTGAGAAGAACGTCACAGGCCATGGTCGACGCCTTACTGCTCAGCAGCGGGTCAGAACCTCCAGAGTTTCTTCAAGTTCTCACGAAGCCACTTACTGACATTATTATTCAG TTGGATAGATCTGTTATCACTGGTATTGCAGCAGGAGACCCGAGTGTCAGGAACAAGAGCCTGGTGAAACAATGGTGTCAAACCGTCAACCTGAAG GACAACGACACTCTCTGGGTGACACACAACCTGTcggagcaaacacacaaat GTGGACATCTGTTTGTGGACTGCTCTTTGTCGGACGTGTCCATCGGTCTGATTCTCCTGGCCTGCTCTCTGGTGACGCTCTGCTGTTGTCTCATCCTGATGGTTAAACTGCTCAGTTCCCTCCTGAGAGGGCAGGTGGCCGGGGCAATTAACAAGGTGGTTAACACGG GTTACGTCTCTCTGTTGGTGGGGGCTGGGATGACCTTCCTGGTTCAAAGTAGTTCTGTCTTTACTTCTGCAATCACTCCACTAGTAG GGGTGGGTGTGATCAGTGTGGAGAGAGCCTACCCTTTGACCCTGGGGTCAAACCTGGGAACAACTACAACAGCAATGCTGGCAGCCCTGGCTAGTCCAGCAGAGAAGATAGGTGCTgctacacag gttgCGTTGTGTCATTTGCTGTTTAACGTGGTGGGCATCCTGCTGTGGTATCCCGTACCCGCCACACGCTTACCCGTAGCAATGGCTCGTGCCCTCGGCAGACGCACTGcgag GTACCGCTGGTTCGCTGTTTTATACCTCCTGCTCTGCTTCGTGCTGCTGCCCTCCTGTGTGTTTGCCCTCTCCATGGCGGGGTGGAAGGTGATGGCTGGGATTGGTGCACCAGTAATTATACTGGTTCTGTCTGTGGCTGTGGTGAacacactccagacacatagaCCTGGTTGTTTACCAGGCAGACTGCAGAACTGGGACTATCTTCCCAGTTGGTTGACCTCACTACAGCCCCTTGATGACCTCATTGTGAGGCTGACCCCGTCCTGCAGACAGGGAGGAG TTTGGACGAGGAAACAGAGCGGCTGTAAAACAACACAGGAAGGATCACTGGACGTCATCGTCACCTCTGGGATGAAGGTCACGcaaaagcagcaacaacaggaaaCTGATGAACGCTGgcaggagcagagaggagcgaGTGAAGCTGAGCACCCTGGTCCAAAAACCCATCCTGATGACAACGCAGACAAGGAAGCAGCGTTCAGGCCAGAGGCCCCCGTAGTACCCAGGGCTGCAGAGGAGGATACCGGCTTCATCACTGCCAGCACCTGGCTCCACAACACCCGTCTGTAG
- the LOC137606007 gene encoding organic cation/carnitine transporter 2-like produces MPPYEEAVGFVGEWSPFQRVSFLLLSASLVPNGLTVFAIVFVGASPPHHCLVPDTNHTRAPGAAAIPTEVVDGGQELSRCSRYRLDVVRNLSAQGLVPGRDVNLTDVEQEGCLDGWSYSRDVYQSTIVSEFDLVCSDQWKQPFTSTVFFLGILLGSTISGQMSDRFGRKPVLISTMVAQIISSIIQIFSPTWTVFCIFFFISGFSQSSNYVAAFVLGTEILTGKTRLMFSSFGANFGFAFGYMLLPLLAFFLRDWKFLLFATTLPGLVFIPIWWFVPESPRWLLSVGRVDEAEAIVRKIAKFNNMEAPQVIFGTQDSETETLPEKYHNILHLLKTRNIRNTTITVCLVWFSFRIGYYGLSLGTSQLHSDPYLSCFISAVIEIPAYLFIWLIIRYFPRRLTLTCILLAAALSLYLIQLVPQSVSYVAVALQMVGKFALTAGAGLMYIYAVELFPTVIRNTGTGTCSTIARVGSCVAPFALSLNIYYKYLPQITFGTMCVVSAFAAFFLPETFGKPLPQTIKEMHKRERVKCPGITQKEHSAPETLIRSGL; encoded by the exons ATGCCGCCGTATGAGGAGGCCGTGGGGTTCGTGGGGGAGTGGAGCCCCTTCCAGAGGgtctccttcctgctgctgagcGCCAGCCTGGTGCCCAACGGACTGACCGTCTTCGCCATCGTGTTCGTGGGGgccagccccccccaccactgCCTGGTTCCGGACACCAACCACACCCGGGCCCCGGGCGCTGCCGCCATCCCCACTGAG GTGGTGGATGGGGGGCAGGAGCTGAGCAGGTGCAGCAGGTACAGACTGGATGTGGTCAGAAACCTCTCAGCTCAGGGACTCGTTCCTGGCAGAGACGTCAACCTGACCGATGTGGAGCAGGAGGGCTGTTTGGACGGCTGGAGCTACAGCAGAGACGTCTACCAGTCCACCATCGTCTCTGAG TTTGACCTGGTGTGTAGTGACCAGTGGAAACAGCCGTTCACCTCCACAGTTTTCTTTCTGGGAATTCTTCTTGGTTCCACCATCTCAGGACAGATGTCAGACAG ATTTGGAAGGAAGCCTGTTCTCATTTCCACCATGGTAGCTCAGATTATTTCCAGCATCATTCAGATCTTCTCACCTACTTGGACAGTgttctgtattttcttcttcatcagtgGTTTCTCACAGTCCTCCAACTATGTAGCTGCTTTTGTGCTGG GCACTGAGATCTTGACGGGAAAAACACGGCTCATGTTCTCATCTTTCGGTGCAAACTTTGGATTTGCTTTTGGCTACATGTTGCTGcctcttcttgctttttttttgagGGACTGGAAATTCCTCTTATTTGCCACCACACTACCTGGCCTGGTCTTCATCCCCATCTGGTG GTTTGTCCCAGAATCTCCCCGGTGGCTCCTGTCTGTGGGCAGAGTGGACGAGGCAGAGGCCATCGTGAGAAAGATTGCTAAATTCAACAATATGGAAGCTCCTCAGGTCATCTTTGGTACGCAG gaCAGTGAGACAGAAACACTCCCCGAGAAATACCATAATATTCTTCACCTGCTGAAGACACgaaacatcagaaacacaactatCACCGTGTGCTTGGTGTG GTTCAGTTTCAGGATTGGGTATTATGGTTTGTCCCTGGGCACCTCTCAGCTTCATTCTGACCCCTACCTCAGCTGCTTCATCTCTGCAGTGATTGAGATCCCAGCTTACCTGTTCATCTGGCTCATAATCAGATACTTTCCACGACGGCTGACTCTTACCTGTATCTTACTCGCTGCAGCACTGTCACTGTACCTGATTCAACTGGTACCTCAAA GTGTGTCCTATGTCGCTGTTGCTTTGCAGATGGTGGGTAAATTTGCTCTCACGGCCGGAGCAGGTCTGATGTATATCTACGCCGTGGAGCTTTTCCCCACAGTGATCAGGAACACGGGGACAGGAACATGCAGCACCATCGCCAGAGTGGGAAGCTGCGTTGCCCCGTTTGCGTTAAGTCTGA ATATTTACTATAAGTACCTTCCTCAAATTACCTTTGGAACCATGTGTGTCGTGTCTGCGTTTGCTGCTTTCTTCCTGCCAGAGACGTTTGGAAAACCCCTCCCTCAAACGATCAAAGAGATGCATAAGAGAGAACG TGTGAAGTGCCCAGGCATCACTCAAAAGGAACATTCAGCACCTGAGACGCTGATCAGAAGTGGACTTTGA